TCCCAGAGCTGATAGGCATGTCAACCAGAAACTTTCTCTTATTATGTTCTCCTTTATAAGTACCAGGCCTATATAGTTGTTCGCCTATATAACCATATATAAAAGCGAACATGCACTCGGcatgggatcgaggctagttgcaTATATATAGGCCGTCGCCCGATATAGCGATATTTTGTTTCGACAATTAAGTGAATCTCcttagtacatgcatgccgCTGGTGTGTAATCTATCCCCCTCATCACAtttggagggggtgtgcatgaGTCGCTATTGCGTGCATTTGTCCAAggtatacctatatatatacacgcatatataataattataggcctatAAAACAATAATTGTGTGGATGCAAAATATAACGGCTGGATGTACTGGAGGGCCGGGGAGTATCAACCACTATCTGCCACATAGGGGGTGATTGTCTTCTTGTAAAAGGTTCTgtatatgcatataattattacatacaacatgcatgcatgcattttgaGTGATTTAGCTtggcatcataataattatatatagtattatagGCAACATATGCACAGACAAACATTAATAAATTGAGTTACTTTTTTATTTTCCGAATTGAAACCTGTGgacaaagtgcatgcatggtgccaGCACATCACATAACATTCACAAAACAGGAACATGCACATTAACTTACATTTTTtcctttaattaaaacaaaattTCTTTTTATTGCCTCTTCATAAGATTTTAAATTTTCAAATGTAGCGAAGGCGAAACCTGGAGACAGCAAGTATATAATGGCTACATTATTTTGAGTGGATGGTATACTGTACTAACCCCTTGGTCCACTCCCCCCAGCAGGGATGACGACACACTATATACAACAGAGAAGTATAGCACAAGTTAATCGATAGAACCACTATACCCTTAATAATGACTCACGCTAATGGGACCAAACTGGCGGAGGGCCTGGTTGATGTCCTCTTTCGTTGAACCTGCAGGCAGGCCACCTACGTGCACCTTCTTAGATTTACTCTGTGAGGGAGTAGAGGAACCAGTGACATGAACTCTATATAGTTGAGTCAATGATATATAttcagctcataattattagcctataattatagtatacacacGATTCCCCAAATTAATGGAGCCTCGGCTGTCAATTCCTTcagccctatatatatatatatatattgacCTGACCACAAAACGCTTGCAACACACATTGCATGGCTGTATAACTAACATAATACGGAACACTACATGCAATTCTATATACATGGCCCTCACTGGGACTGTGGTGGCTGGGACCGTGACTGGGACTGTGTTAGCTGGGACTGTGGTGGCTGTGACTGGGACTGGGACTAAGACTGGGACTGTCTGTAAGGGAGCAAATGTCAATGACAACAGtcatataaaattatgtgtatttaCGAGAAGTGTATAGACTTGGTGTGCATGAATTAATAATACTATATAGCACTCACTATGGTAACCACAACCACTTCAAGTATACAAGGCGCtaacaataacaatgctgaAAGGACATGCATGACTCAGGGATAATAAAATCACTTATTCATGTAAATTTCTGGATTTCACAGTTTGCAGTTTGTGACGTAGGTTGGACAAGAAGGCCTACTACGgtttttaagtggagttgcagACTCTTCCTTGCTATACAGCCTATATAAAGCTATAGCTCTTTCAGCTAGTGCGAAactttattttatttttgtgTATAAATATAGTAGATCAGTTTATAGAGGTAATAAAGATTACCGaatgtatacactgtaaataaggatgtgtggttttgacgcagAGTGCGTGGCTATTGTGGCAAACGTGCGTTTTTTCTTGCATTTTTTCCTGATagttgccacaatagtcacgcacttgcgtcaaaaccacacaccattttttacagtgtagccACACCTAATTCCGCATCCTGAGCgtgatatacatgcatacactataACTACTGCGCGCTAAGACGCTCGGCAATTACATATACATGGTAAACATCTATATAACGCAGAaacaaaaacataaaacaaatgttataattattgataatgTTTGTGGGACTAGAACATCTTTGAATCCATACAAtctggtatataattattataacaattcGGGAATTCGAGCGTGCATAACTGTAATACAGaacactcatgcatgcatatataattatatatatacacatgcacatgcgcatgGTCACTCACAGCACACCTCCTCTTAGGAGGAGGGACAATCACTGATGGTACCTGTGGAGGGGGTGCAGGGGTCAATGACATGTGGACTCAAGTTAGTGCAgagcatatacatgcatgtgtgtacctAATTGGCCAATAAAACTGCATGAAGTAACAATCATGTGTAACGAATGGCATGCATGCTAATAAATTATTTTATGCTGCTAACTGTGAATGTGAAACAATAGTTATAAATGCTGGTATtatagccaataattatacataacactaattaattattataggggCAATTGCCAAGCTATtccacacatgcatatatatagctagcacatgcatgcactctaaGATAATATATTGACGTGACACTCACCGCACATCTTTTTACTCGGAGTGCCATTGTGGCAGGTACGACGCTTGTGGTGGTGAGGGCAGTGGCTGGAGTAGGCTGAGAGGAATAAGTGCATGACATGAACTAatcaagtataataattataccgtatagcgcgaaattttcgaggcacttatatttcgtggattggcctctaaaagccatttcgttgcacaatgttcgcggaatcaGACTGctaaccggaagccacgccttaaatctttgcacgttataacaggtaatttaacaattttcgtggacttatttttgtgtagaattctaacccacgaaatccgtgaaaattaagcccctcgaaaatttcgcgctatatacggtataccatGACGCTTctgtattatatattatagtatatGCATGGCtagtaatccaattttattagCCAAACCACAATACATGCTACTTTTTAATTCTGTGCCTCACTCTGTTACTTATATGGAATTTTAATATGAGCAGTATTCTCAGGAGGCAAAAATTTACGAAACTGTTGTGCTTACTGCAAATGCACATGGGAAAATGCAAGTAATCAGTTATAGCTAGACCACCAGAGACTCTACACTGATCGAGTGaattagctatatatataataacaTGGATAGAGACTAACCTGGTTGGTGCACCTGCTTCCAGGGTGGCAGTTAGTACAAGGTGTGCCCctctgggcacacacacaactctggCACGAGCCTTTTGTGCATCTGCAACAAGGCATAATACAGCCTGGGTCCGGGTGTGTAGGACGTCGAGAGCTAGAGGTGCTATGATTGCCGGATGAACAGAAGCCTTGTTGCTGATTAATTGCTGATGAACTGAAGAAGCCTTGTTGCTGCACTGCAAAAGTCCGCTcttttataacaattatgaggagcggaagtgggtgtggggcCACAGCTACGTACACCCCCATTGCAAATTTACATGGGTTaacacccacacagtacaaATACATGAGTCAacacccacatgcatgcacacagtacaaaTACTGTATATTTTCGTATGACTGCCTAACAATATTCGTACATGCAATTCAGGataggatagtgacgttgaacctattgcaaTAATTTTCGATGATACTCTGTAACACAAAAATTTCTACCATACCTGCTAGATACGGTACACAGCACAATGTAATACATATAGTTGATGGCTTCGTTGCCAGATTCAAATGTTCACAGCTAAAGTGGGTGCAAGTATTGGAAAACAAGTCCATTCAAGCCTATTGTTCCAATCTCTTAGTGTAGTAGCTCCGAGAATTGATCTCTCGTACCTCACGAGCAGCTGGCTATCTTTTTGAGACCATCCCCCTCCTTAGTTCACCTGTGatgaagagagagggagagagagagggagagagagagggagggagggagagagagggagggagggagagagagagagggagggagagagagagaggagagagagagagagagagagagagagagagagagagagagagagagagagagagagagagagagagagagagagagagagagagagagagagaggttaCCACGCAAACAATGTAGAaggatggtgtgtgtgtgtgtgtgtgtgtgtgtgtgtgtgtgtgtgcgtgcgtgcgtgtgtgggagATAGAGGGACACTCTATTAAAGCAGCTGACCACGTTTCTTTGTCTTCTTTCAGAAGTTCTTTACTTATACAAGGGGGAGGGGTATGCACAGAGATACCATGTATAGTACATACACGCATACTTTCATCAAGTTTAGTGATAATCATAAGCTAAATTTAGTTCTTCAAATCAGACTTGAGGCCATTTCTGTGTAATGTATTTGGGCCTGAAACCAATGAATGAAAAACCCAAATAACAACAGCCCCGTCTTTATGGTTCAATAGTCACAAAGACACCAAAGTCACAGGAAAATAATACTTATAGTATACGTCTCACCCCACTCTTGCTTGAGACATGCACATCAACCAGTTCTGCTGTCTTCTTGACTCTGAGAGCAGTCAGTCCACATCCACAGCAACCAGCCTTCACTTGAAACCCTCGAGTTTGAGGCCACTGTATGGATATGTCCCAGTTGTAAGTGaattgtatgtatgtgtaaatAATGTTTGTGTGCAACTGATTCAGAAGCATGACGTTGTACATGTCCATGTATAAAGTATGACCATAAACCGTGGTACCTTACACCATTATTTTCTTGTCGCCTCTTTTTTCATTGCAACCCCTGAGTGGATAATAATAGCAGTCAACAGCTTATACACATGTTAGCCGAGATAGGCAGCACTGACCTAAGCAACTTCATACTTTGATTGAAATGCTTGGAGACAAGATGcgaaaacaattattattagcagCTCAGCAGAGTTTAAATTACTTACATCATTAGGCTTTCTTAGCTCAATCAATATAGAGCCCTCACACCTAGCTTATCATGCTACTATTAACACATTAGTAAGATTATACCAAGAGAATAGTTCATTAAAAAGAATACACAACTCTAAAACTGTACGTGCTATGTCTAACCTACGTCAAAACTACATGTGTTGTATGCAATGAATACCAttagtgatgattatcactgaTCATGCCTTTCGTAGTGTTATAAGAATGAAATGGTTGGGGGTTACAATAGTGACCTAGGTCAGAATGCCTCCTGTGTACATAAACTTTTGCTCACAATTGTGTGATTGAAAAACATAGAGTGAAAGCCCAGCCAAAAAACTGATCCTAAACAGAGCTACAATGCAGCCCCTGGATGGATTATAGTCAATAGCTTACACAAGCTAGCCACAAGATTATTAGCAGTGCAGCAGAGTTTAAATTATACTTACATCATTGCCAGTCCAGAGGCTTACATCATTGCCAAAGTCCAGAGGCTTTCTTAGCTCAATCAATATAGAGCCCTCACACCTAGCTGTATCAGAGAGAAGAATTGAACACATTAGTAAGAGTACACCAAGAGAAGAGTttattaggaagagtacgaaACTCCGCTTAAAACAGTAGTAATTAATTAAGTGTTCATGTCTAATTATAACCTGCTACATGCTGTTGTCTGCAATGAATACCAGGTGTGATAATCATTGCCTTCGTAGTATTATAAGTGATTGGGGGTTACAATAGTGACCTAGGTCAGAATGCCTCCTTGTGTACACATGGTGTCATACGGGGGAGGGGATATCCCCTCTGGCTTCaaccccccctaaaatttcaATTCAATCAAAAATCAAATATTAGTACAATGGGAGGGATATAGCATATAACGATACCATGTATAGTGCATCTACAACTTGAGTGATAATAATCTAGTTCTTCAAATCAATTGAGGCCGTTTCTGTGTACAAGTATTTGGGCCTGAAACCAATCATTAATATACTTTTTGAATGAAGAACGCCCTTATTGAAATAACAACAGCCTCGTTTTTATGGTTCAAAGACACCAAATCATCTCACCCCATTCCAGTTTTGCTGTCTTCCTGACTCTGAGAGCAGTCAGTCCACATCCAAGCCTTCACTTGAAACCCATTTCGTGCCATTATTTTCTTGTCACCTCTTTTATCATTGCAACCCCTGAGTGgataataattacataatagCAGTCAACAGCTTAAACACATGTTAGCCGAGATAAGCAGCACTGCCCTAAGCAAACTTCATACAGCTTGATTTAAATGCTTGGAGACAAGATGCGAAAACAGCTCTTTAACATCATTGCCAGTCCAGAGGCTGCCTTAGCTCAATCAATATAGAGCCGTCACACCTAGCTGTATCAGAGAGAGAGTTGTAAGAGTGTACCAAGAGAAGAGTTTATTAGGAAAGAATAGTTCATGTCCAACCTACTACATGCTCTTGAATACCATtcgtgatgattatcactaatATTGCCTTTGGTCGTGTTATTTGAACCTAAAGTGAATGGGGTTAGTATTTGTGACGTAGGTCAGATCGATGCCTCCATCTGTACAGTATTGGAGTTGTGTACTCTTCCTTAACTCAAGTCTAGCCAAAACTGATCCTAAACAGAGCTACAATGCAGCCCCTGggtggataataattatagtcaacaGCTTACACAAGTTAGCCATTGTGGTTGAGATAGGCAGCACTGCCCTAAGCAAACTTGATACAGTAGACTGCTCAGCTGAAATGCTTGAAGACAAgatgcaaaat
This genomic stretch from Halichondria panicea chromosome 16, odHalPani1.1, whole genome shotgun sequence harbors:
- the LOC135349619 gene encoding uncharacterized protein LOC135349619, with amino-acid sequence MGVYVAVAPHPLPLLIIVIKERTFAVQQQGFFSSSAINQQQGFCSSGNHSTSSSRRPTHPDPGCIMPCCRCTKGSCQSCVCAQRGTPCTNCHPGSRCTNQPTPATALTTTSVVPATMALRVKRCAVPSVIVPPPKRRCATVPVLVPVPVTATTVPANTVPVTVPATTVPSKSKKVHVGGLPAGSTKEDINQALRQFGPISCVVIPAGGSGPRGFAFATFENLKSYEEAIKRNFVLIKGKNVSIRKIKK